One part of the Denticeps clupeoides chromosome 8, fDenClu1.1, whole genome shotgun sequence genome encodes these proteins:
- the LOC114795935 gene encoding mucin-4 isoform X3 codes for MRARLLLSLFSLCACLQCTSADINECASNKTECSVFAQCVNLVGSYLCICLSGYTGDGKNCTVQMSCSNLPGSFSCTCPSNSSICDQLLVNESNLFPFGEEVGDAVIPVAAVDENSPYIVPPTGFLFMGKLYDRLYFSDNGLIQFQTVKENEQLLFPVAFPEGFRGNESVSMLAVFWDDADLMLGEGQLLYKEYQQKNLVDMFYQIVFTRTADIVTRFEAERDNPPYTPAWILKITWNQILPVSYQKINLSETNTFQCILTTDGKRSFALLHYGNMNWGPGQRTSHNALIGYTDGKDQFHNENTHTPDNLFGPGGRYRPQEVVWNTSRMGQIIYNLTGQTLTSPDPQRKCQLWALGEPDPAEWVVGVAPCPCTRAQAIEDLAFGPETFPPKKEALVREIRGMRWGGSGGHGFQSILSNKQGSGKRCVYDLQGPLLGGYSERYFATDKAQEHIDSDLLPFQWCCVSSPLCHLYLSKRPLDRCQGYGWFGISNNSIPANTAIPGLGMVYGSLHFITFDGTEYTFKGLGVFVIMRLSSNSGFNIFTLQGETGVLETQGQVRRVPALVRVAAFHQGQGKVEWRQSEENEGLQLIVNDVDVPMSIGVVHLVEQGVAVRCTSLQRCAAVYAGGLIVVVWRSDVGRLSVMVEVPQVFYNRTVGLLGLWSSNRADDFLLSNGKLLPSTNGNPPTEDKLQQFGHSWAVPGPESLLYWTAPSMPFEPVSSQDLMGVNPGALPALLQICQGSTQCLHDSLTSNSTALGLQTLDDLQKYNNRSLILSNMPPIVTEPTVIRCKVNLTLRVQVKAQEPNQEIYSFSLLYPRPAQASIGSVDGLLVWTGVSTQPVLLTVRVSDQFSSSLLTPVLQVCNCLNGGTCQYNSIVENHLSGKFQVVGCLCPKGFIGPFCGNSTNVCKGKPCSPGAACSSQHEPQYFSCTECPIPTVSQGKPGYKCFLNDFCLPPFPFPCHSMADCSSSGYNYTCRCKPGFTGSGHECTDINECLDPSACPNAKYECVNVPGSVRCSCRYQSTGQNDGCGDSANPTGYNVFNMSVKWNSEESMTEGLKKLEKILSIGFQNKFYNASEKAQLSEAGMGLCEYRINVSSDTPHWYIRDYMTRVGFYYGIKFADVGDLDECKAHEAMCLTPALCANTYGGFRCVCNGTDLEQSQSCILDRGSAGLTNSIESQTSNGQKSLILGLVLGIGIPLLLLLLLLAAAACFCCSRRKTVSGDIPYLLPECMQEQFKLQPIYYNDPALHYNTHGCPRILDNVTLHRHQR; via the exons ATGCG GGCTCGACTATTGCTTAGCCTGTTTAGCCTGTGTGCATGTCTGCAGTGTACCTCAGCAG ATATCAATGAATGTGCCTCTAATAAGACGGAGTGTAGTGTGTTTGCCCAGTGTGTGAATTTGGTTGGAAGTTATCTCTGCATTTGTCTGAGTGGTTATACTGGAGATGGGAAGAATTGTACCG TCCAGATGTCCTGCTCTAACCTCCCGGGCTCTTTCTCCTGTACCTGCCCCAGCAATAGTAGCATCTGTGACCAGCTACTAGTTAATG AAAGTAACCTGTTCCCATTCGGAGAGGAAGTAGGTGATGCTGTGATTCCGGTGGCAGCAGTTGATGAGAACTCTCCCTATATTGTGCCACCAACAGGATTTCTGTTCATGGGAAAGCTATACGACCGTTTGTAT TTTTCAGATAATGGACTCATCCAGTTCCAGACTGTCAAAGAGAATGAACAGCTCCTGTTTCCTGTAGCCTTCCCTGAGGGTTTCCGTGGAAACGAGAGTGTGTCAATGCTAGCTGTGTTCTGGGACGATGCTGACCTCATGCTGGGGGAGGGACAGTTACTCTACAAA GAATACCAGCAGAAGAATTTGGTAGACATGTTCTACCAAATTGTCTTCACCCGTACAGCGGACATTGTGACACGGTTTGAGGCTGAGAGAGACAACCCTCCCTATACTCCAGCGTGGATTCTGAAAATAACCTGGAACCAGATTCTACCTGTCTCCTACCAGAAGATCAACCTCTCTGAG ACCAATACATTCCAGTGCATTCTTACCACTGATGGTAAGCGTTCTTTTGCCCTGCTTCATTATGGGAACATGAACTGGGGACCAGGACAAAGGACCAGCCACAATGCACTGATAGGCTACACTGACGGCAAAGACCAGTTTCAtaatgagaacacacacacacctgataacCTTTTTGGTCCAGGTGGTCGATATCGACCACAGGAAGTTGTATGGAACACAAGCCGGATGGGCCAGATAATTTACAACCTGACTGGACAGACACTCACCTCCCCAGATCCCCAGAGGAAGTGCCAGCTTTGGGCCCTTGGAGAGCCAGACCCTGCAGAATGGGTAGTAGGAGTTGCCCCGTGCCCGTGCACAAGGGCCCAGGCTATTGAAGACCTGGCCTTTGGACCTGAGACTTTCCCCCCAAAGAAGGAGGCCCTTGTGCGTGAGATCAGGGGCATGCGTTGGGGGGGCAGTGGGGGTCATGGATTTCAGTCCATCCTTTCCAACAAGCAGGGTTCTGGGAAGAGGTGTGTCTATGACTTACAGGGCCCATTGCTTGGTGGATACAGCGAACGCTACTTTGCCACAGACAAAGCACAGGAGCACATAG ATAGCGACCTGCTGCCCTTTCAGTGGTGCTGTGTCTCCTCCCCTCTGTGCCACCTCTACCTCAGCAAGAGACCACTCGACCGCTGCCAGGGCTATGGGTGGTTCGGCATCAGTAACAACAGCATACCAGCCAACACTGCAATACCAGGCCTTG GTATGGTCTATGGGAGCCTCCACTTCATCACATTTGATGGGACAGAGTACACCTTCAAGGGCTTGGGTGTGTTTGTGATCATGCGCCTCTCGTCCAACTCCGGCTTCAACATTTTCACCCTGCAGGGAGAGACAGGGGTGCTGGAGACCCAGGGGCAGGTACGCAGGGTCCCAGCACTGGTACGTGTAGCAGCGTTCCACCAGGGACAGGGCAAG GTAGAATGGAGACAGTCAGAGGAAAACGAAGGATTACAGCTTATTGTGAATGACGTTGATGTTCCCATGTCTATAG GGGTGGTGCACCTGGTGGAGCAGGGCGTGGCTGTGCGCTGCACCTCACTGCAGCGCTGTGCCGCGGTGTACGCCGGGGGACTGATCGTGGTGGTTTGGAGGAGTGATGTGGGCAGGCTGTCAGTCATGGTGGAGGTCCCTCAAGTGTTCTACAACCGCACTGTGGGCCTGCTGGGACTCTGGAGTTCCAACAGGGCAGATGACTTCCTACTCTCCAATGGCAAGCTGCTGCCCTCTACCAATGGCAACCCCCCCACTGAGGACAAGCTGCAGCAGTTTGGCCACTCTT GGGCTGTACCTGGTCCAGAGAGCCTCCTGTATTGGACAGCACCAAGCATGCCTTTTGAGCCTGTGAGCTCACAGGATCTGATGGGGGTAAATCCAGGGGCACTGCCGGCACTGCTACAGATATGCCAGGGCAGCACACAGTGTCTCCACGATAGCCTGACATCCAACAGCACGGCCCTGGGCCTGCAGACGCTGGACGACCTGCAGAAATACAACAACCGCTCTCTTATCCTCA GTAATATGCCACCCATTGTGACTGAGCCCACTGTCATCCGCTGTAAGGTGAACCTCACCCTCCGGGTGCAGGTCAAAGCCCAGGAGCCAAACCAGGAAATCTACAGCTTTTCACTGCTGTATCCTCGACCAGCCCAGGCCAGCATCGGCAGTG tTGATGGACTGCTAGTTTGGACAGGAGTAAGCACACAGCCTGTGCTTCTGACAGTGCGTGTGAGTGACCAGTTCTCCAGTTCCCTGCTGACCCCTGTACTCCAGGTCTGCAACTGCCTGAATGGTGGAACCTGCCAGTATAACAGCATTGTTGAAAACCATCTCTCTGGCAAGTTCCAG GTGGTTGGCTGTCTGTGTCCAAAGGGCTTCATTGGCCCATTCTGTGGTAATTCTACAAACGTGTGTAAGGGAAAGCCCTGCTCTCCTGGAGCGGCCTGTTCCAGCCAGCATGAGCCACAATATTTCAGCTGCACAGAATGCCCCATACCAACTGTAAGTCAAGGCAAACCGGGCTACAAATGTTTTCTGAATG ATTTCTGCCTCCCTCCCTTTCCATTCCCCTGTCACTCAATGGCTGATTGCTCCAGCAGTGGCTATAACTATACCTGTAGGTGTAAACCAGGATTTACAGGCAGCGGACACGAGTGCACAG ATATAAATGAGTGCCTGGATCCCTCTGCCTGTCCAAACGCTAAATATGAATGTGTGAACGTTCCCGGATCGGTGCGCTGCTCCTGCCGATACCAGAGCACTGGGCAGAATGATGGGTGTG GCGACTCTGCCAATCCCACAG GTTACAATGTCTTCAACATGTCAGTGAAGTGGAACAGTGAGGAATCTATGACCGAAGGACTCAAAAAG CTGGAGAAGATCCTGTCCATTGGCTTCCAGAATAAGTTCTATAATGCCAGTGAGAAAGCTCAGTTGTCTGAAGCAGGAATGGGTCTTTGTGAATACAGGATCAATGTGTCCAGTGATACACCACACTGGTACATTAGAGACTACATGACCCGCGTCGGCTTTTATTATGGCATCAAGTTTGCAGATGTCGGCG ATTTAGATGAGTGTAAAGCTCATGAGGCCATGTGTCTGACCCCTGCTTTGTGTGCCAACACCTATGGAGGCTTTAGGTGTGTTTGCAATGGTACAGATCTGGAGCAGTCCCAATCCTGTATTCTAG ACAGAGGTAGTGCCGGCCTGACTAACTCCATAGAATCTCAGACGAGCAACGGGCAGAAGTCCCTGATCCTGGGCCTGGTGCTGGGCATCGGCATCccgctgctcctgctgctgctgctgttggcagCTGCGGCCTGTTTCTGCTGCTCACGCAGGAAGACAGTCAGCGGAGA CATCCCATACCTGTTACCAGAGTGCATGCAGGAGCAGTTCAAACTTCAACCCATCTACTACAACGATCCTGCACTCCATTACAACACCCACGGCTGCCCACGCATCCTGGACAATGTGACTCTCCACAGGCACCAGCGATAA
- the LOC114795935 gene encoding uncharacterized protein LOC114795935 isoform X2, translating into MRARLLLSLFSLCACLQCTSAAVNLADCESTGSKCHIYAECLKTRDNKFMCVCRLGFSGIGLQCEDIDECTLGLHNCHPKARCNNTLGSFSCVCLKGYSGDGVKCEDINECLAENGGCHVNAICVNTDGGRECRCKEGFRGDGFNCVDDDECTRRGICHWNASCTNNPGSYVCTCNSGYKGNGNYLCMDVDECSENPGVCSSFFGYKGCKNLQGSYYCICNAGYQSNGRTCTDIDECAANTCSLFANCVNTPGSYRCTCGSGFIGNGLTCVDINECNKENSCDPNAICINVLGSYDCTCHSGFLGDGMKCVDIDECSTPNTCPASAVCVNTVGSFQCDCGRGYIYTGEQCQDLDECATGTCSPFASCRNLPGFFNCECLAGYRGNGITCEDIDECSLGQQCHINALCKNVPGSFQCSCKVGFSGDGLLHCNDVNECLVNNGGCKNRSNCVNSQGSFSCVCHKGFQLVNLTLCQDIDECQDMKAPCGLNQQCYNKEGSYECRCQVGFGRAVAGLECTDIDECQLNLPCDVNASCLNTFGSFSCTCRPGFNGNGTHCKDVNECTLEGTCHPRALCANSPGTFSCTCQEGFSGDGFSCQDVDECSLSNGTCPAASKCINSPGAYVCSCLNGTVAYDGVCIPPVTACSPPCHTNGLCHPSPSGHQCVCDMGFVGDGITCFDIDECKNYVCTQNDTDCINVPGSFICVCKAGYVRKGTNCVDINECASNKTECSVFAQCVNLVGSYLCICLSGYTGDGKNCTESNLFPFGEEVGDAVIPVAAVDENSPYIVPPTGFLFMGKLYDRLYFSDNGLIQFQTVKENEQLLFPVAFPEGFRGNESVSMLAVFWDDADLMLGEGQLLYKEYQQKNLVDMFYQIVFTRTADIVTRFEAERDNPPYTPAWILKITWNQILPVSYQKINLSETNTFQCILTTDGKRSFALLHYGNMNWGPGQRTSHNALIGYTDGKDQFHNENTHTPDNLFGPGGRYRPQEVVWNTSRMGQIIYNLTGQTLTSPDPQRKCQLWALGEPDPAEWVVGVAPCPCTRAQAIEDLAFGPETFPPKKEALVREIRGMRWGGSGGHGFQSILSNKQGSGKRCVYDLQGPLLGGYSERYFATDKAQEHIDSDLLPFQWCCVSSPLCHLYLSKRPLDRCQGYGWFGISNNSIPANTAIPGLGMVYGSLHFITFDGTEYTFKGLGVFVIMRLSSNSGFNIFTLQGETGVLETQGQVRRVPALVRVAAFHQGQGKVEWRQSEENEGLQLIVNDVDVPMSIGVVHLVEQGVAVRCTSLQRCAAVYAGGLIVVVWRSDVGRLSVMVEVPQVFYNRTVGLLGLWSSNRADDFLLSNGKLLPSTNGNPPTEDKLQQFGHSWAVPGPESLLYWTAPSMPFEPVSSQDLMGVNPGALPALLQICQGSTQCLHDSLTSNSTALGLQTLDDLQKYNNRSLILSNMPPIVTEPTVIRCKVNLTLRVQVKAQEPNQEIYSFSLLYPRPAQASIGSVDGLLVWTGVSTQPVLLTVRVSDQFSSSLLTPVLQVCNCLNGGTCQYNSIVENHLSGKFQVVGCLCPKGFIGPFCGNSTNVCKGKPCSPGAACSSQHEPQYFSCTECPIPTVSQGKPGYKCFLNDFCLPPFPFPCHSMADCSSSGYNYTCRCKPGFTGSGHECTDINECLDPSACPNAKYECVNVPGSVRCSCRYQSTGQNDGCGDSANPTGYNVFNMSVKWNSEESMTEGLKKLEKILSIGFQNKFYNASEKAQLSEAGMGLCEYRINVSSDTPHWYIRDYMTRVGFYYGIKFADVGDLDECKAHEAMCLTPALCANTYGGFRCVCNGTDLEQSQSCILDRGSAGLTNSIESQTSNGQKSLILGLVLGIGIPLLLLLLLLAAAACFCCSRRKTVSGDIPYLLPECMQEQFKLQPIYYNDPALHYNTHGCPRILDNVTLHRHQR; encoded by the exons ATGCG GGCTCGACTATTGCTTAGCCTGTTTAGCCTGTGTGCATGTCTGCAGTGTACCTCAGCAG CTGTGAACCTTGCTGACTGTGAATCTACGGGGagtaaatgtcacatttatGCAGAGTGCTTGAAAACTCGTGACAATAAATTCATGTGTGTTTGTCGACTGGGCTTCAGCGGCATTGGATTACAGTGCGAAGACATTGACGAATGCACGTTGGGCCTGCACAACTGCCACCCAAAAGCCCGGTGCAACAACACCTTGGGCAGCTTCAGTTGCGTGTGCCTCAAAGGTTATTCTGGAGATGGAGTCAAATGTGAGGACATCAACGAATGTCTAGCAGAAAATGGCGGTTGTCATGTCAATGCCATCTGCGTAAATACAGACGGGGGACGGGAGTGCAGGTGCAAAGAAGGCTTCAGAGGGGACGGCTTTAATTGTGTTGACGATGACGAGTGTACCAGGAGAGGAATCTGTCACTGGAACGCCAGTTGCACCAACAACCCTGGCTCCTATGTCTGCACCTGCAACAGTGGCTATAAGGGAAATGGGAACTACTTATGCATGGATGTTGATGAATGTTCAGAGAATCCAGGTGTGTGTTCATCCTTCTTTGGCTATAAAGGTTGTAAGAATCTTCAAGGCTCCTACTATTGCATTTGCAACGCTGGGTACCAGAGCAACGGACGAACCTGTACAGATATTGATGAATGTGCGGCAAACACTTGCAGCTTGTTTGCAAACTGTGTGAACACGCCAGGCTCATATCGCTGCACATGTGGCAGTGGATTTATTGGCAATGGGTTGACCTGCGTTGACATCAATGAGTGTAATAAGGAGAACAGCTGCGACCCAAATGCAATCTGCATCAACGTCCTTGGCAGTTATGACTGTACGTGTCACTCAGGTTTCCTCGGAGACGGAATGAAGTGTGTCGACATTGATGAATGTTCTACACCGAACACATGCCCTGCCAGTGCAGTTTGTGTGAATACAGTCGGCTCTTTCCAGTGTGACTGTGGAAGGGGCTACATTTACACTGGTGAGCAGTGTCAGGACCTTGATGAGTGTGCCACTGGAACCTGCAGCCCTTTTGCTTCCTGCCGCAACTTGCCGGGATTCTTCAACTGTGAGTGTCTGGCAGGGTACAGAGGAAATGGGATCACTTGTGAAGACATTGATGAGTGCTCACTTGGCCAGCAATGCCACATTAATGCACTCTGTAAGAATGTGCCTGGGTCCTTCCAATGCAGCTGCAAAGTGGGCTTTTCAGGGGATGGCTTACTACACTGCAACGACGTTAATGAGTGTTTGGTGAACAATGGGGGCTGCAAAAACAGATCTAATTGTGTCAACAGCCAGGGTTCCTTTAGCTGCGTTTGTCATAAAGGCTTCCAGTTGGTAAACCTCACATTATGTCAGGACATTGATGAGTGTCAAGACATGAAGGCTCCCTGTGGCCTCAACCAGCAGTGCTATAACAAAGAGGGGTCCTACGAGTGTCGTTGCCAGGTGGGCTTTGGCCGAGCTGTGGCAGGTTTGGAATGTACTGACATTGACGAGTGCCAGCTAAACCTCCCATGTGACGTCAACGCCAGCTGCCTGAACACGTTTGGTTCCTTCTCCTGCACCTGTAGGCCTGGTTTTAATGGCAACGGAACCCACTGTAAGGATGTAAATGAATGTACCTTGGAGGGTACTTGCCATCCTAGAGCCCTGTGTGCCAACAGCCCTGGCACTTTCTCTTGCACCTGCCAGGAGGGCTTCAGTGGGGATGGCTTCTCCTGTCAAGATGTGGATGAGTGCAGCCTCTCAAATGGCACTTGTCCTGCTGCTTCTAAATGCATTAACTCCCCCGGAGCCTATGTCTGCTCCTGTCTGAATGGAACTGTTGCATATGACGGTGTCTGCATCCCTCCAGTCACAGCATGTAGTCCTCCATGCCACACCAACGGTCTGTGCCACCCTTCACCATCTGGGCACCAGTGTGTCTGTGACATGGGCTTTGTGGGTGATGGCATCACCTGCTTTGACATTGATGAGTGCAAAAATTATGTCTGTACCCAAAATGACACTGACTGCATCAATGTTCCTGGCTCTTTCATCTGTGTTTGCAAAGCTGGCTATGTACGGAAAGGGACCAATTGTGTAG ATATCAATGAATGTGCCTCTAATAAGACGGAGTGTAGTGTGTTTGCCCAGTGTGTGAATTTGGTTGGAAGTTATCTCTGCATTTGTCTGAGTGGTTATACTGGAGATGGGAAGAATTGTACCG AAAGTAACCTGTTCCCATTCGGAGAGGAAGTAGGTGATGCTGTGATTCCGGTGGCAGCAGTTGATGAGAACTCTCCCTATATTGTGCCACCAACAGGATTTCTGTTCATGGGAAAGCTATACGACCGTTTGTAT TTTTCAGATAATGGACTCATCCAGTTCCAGACTGTCAAAGAGAATGAACAGCTCCTGTTTCCTGTAGCCTTCCCTGAGGGTTTCCGTGGAAACGAGAGTGTGTCAATGCTAGCTGTGTTCTGGGACGATGCTGACCTCATGCTGGGGGAGGGACAGTTACTCTACAAA GAATACCAGCAGAAGAATTTGGTAGACATGTTCTACCAAATTGTCTTCACCCGTACAGCGGACATTGTGACACGGTTTGAGGCTGAGAGAGACAACCCTCCCTATACTCCAGCGTGGATTCTGAAAATAACCTGGAACCAGATTCTACCTGTCTCCTACCAGAAGATCAACCTCTCTGAG ACCAATACATTCCAGTGCATTCTTACCACTGATGGTAAGCGTTCTTTTGCCCTGCTTCATTATGGGAACATGAACTGGGGACCAGGACAAAGGACCAGCCACAATGCACTGATAGGCTACACTGACGGCAAAGACCAGTTTCAtaatgagaacacacacacacctgataacCTTTTTGGTCCAGGTGGTCGATATCGACCACAGGAAGTTGTATGGAACACAAGCCGGATGGGCCAGATAATTTACAACCTGACTGGACAGACACTCACCTCCCCAGATCCCCAGAGGAAGTGCCAGCTTTGGGCCCTTGGAGAGCCAGACCCTGCAGAATGGGTAGTAGGAGTTGCCCCGTGCCCGTGCACAAGGGCCCAGGCTATTGAAGACCTGGCCTTTGGACCTGAGACTTTCCCCCCAAAGAAGGAGGCCCTTGTGCGTGAGATCAGGGGCATGCGTTGGGGGGGCAGTGGGGGTCATGGATTTCAGTCCATCCTTTCCAACAAGCAGGGTTCTGGGAAGAGGTGTGTCTATGACTTACAGGGCCCATTGCTTGGTGGATACAGCGAACGCTACTTTGCCACAGACAAAGCACAGGAGCACATAG ATAGCGACCTGCTGCCCTTTCAGTGGTGCTGTGTCTCCTCCCCTCTGTGCCACCTCTACCTCAGCAAGAGACCACTCGACCGCTGCCAGGGCTATGGGTGGTTCGGCATCAGTAACAACAGCATACCAGCCAACACTGCAATACCAGGCCTTG GTATGGTCTATGGGAGCCTCCACTTCATCACATTTGATGGGACAGAGTACACCTTCAAGGGCTTGGGTGTGTTTGTGATCATGCGCCTCTCGTCCAACTCCGGCTTCAACATTTTCACCCTGCAGGGAGAGACAGGGGTGCTGGAGACCCAGGGGCAGGTACGCAGGGTCCCAGCACTGGTACGTGTAGCAGCGTTCCACCAGGGACAGGGCAAG GTAGAATGGAGACAGTCAGAGGAAAACGAAGGATTACAGCTTATTGTGAATGACGTTGATGTTCCCATGTCTATAG GGGTGGTGCACCTGGTGGAGCAGGGCGTGGCTGTGCGCTGCACCTCACTGCAGCGCTGTGCCGCGGTGTACGCCGGGGGACTGATCGTGGTGGTTTGGAGGAGTGATGTGGGCAGGCTGTCAGTCATGGTGGAGGTCCCTCAAGTGTTCTACAACCGCACTGTGGGCCTGCTGGGACTCTGGAGTTCCAACAGGGCAGATGACTTCCTACTCTCCAATGGCAAGCTGCTGCCCTCTACCAATGGCAACCCCCCCACTGAGGACAAGCTGCAGCAGTTTGGCCACTCTT GGGCTGTACCTGGTCCAGAGAGCCTCCTGTATTGGACAGCACCAAGCATGCCTTTTGAGCCTGTGAGCTCACAGGATCTGATGGGGGTAAATCCAGGGGCACTGCCGGCACTGCTACAGATATGCCAGGGCAGCACACAGTGTCTCCACGATAGCCTGACATCCAACAGCACGGCCCTGGGCCTGCAGACGCTGGACGACCTGCAGAAATACAACAACCGCTCTCTTATCCTCA GTAATATGCCACCCATTGTGACTGAGCCCACTGTCATCCGCTGTAAGGTGAACCTCACCCTCCGGGTGCAGGTCAAAGCCCAGGAGCCAAACCAGGAAATCTACAGCTTTTCACTGCTGTATCCTCGACCAGCCCAGGCCAGCATCGGCAGTG tTGATGGACTGCTAGTTTGGACAGGAGTAAGCACACAGCCTGTGCTTCTGACAGTGCGTGTGAGTGACCAGTTCTCCAGTTCCCTGCTGACCCCTGTACTCCAGGTCTGCAACTGCCTGAATGGTGGAACCTGCCAGTATAACAGCATTGTTGAAAACCATCTCTCTGGCAAGTTCCAG GTGGTTGGCTGTCTGTGTCCAAAGGGCTTCATTGGCCCATTCTGTGGTAATTCTACAAACGTGTGTAAGGGAAAGCCCTGCTCTCCTGGAGCGGCCTGTTCCAGCCAGCATGAGCCACAATATTTCAGCTGCACAGAATGCCCCATACCAACTGTAAGTCAAGGCAAACCGGGCTACAAATGTTTTCTGAATG ATTTCTGCCTCCCTCCCTTTCCATTCCCCTGTCACTCAATGGCTGATTGCTCCAGCAGTGGCTATAACTATACCTGTAGGTGTAAACCAGGATTTACAGGCAGCGGACACGAGTGCACAG ATATAAATGAGTGCCTGGATCCCTCTGCCTGTCCAAACGCTAAATATGAATGTGTGAACGTTCCCGGATCGGTGCGCTGCTCCTGCCGATACCAGAGCACTGGGCAGAATGATGGGTGTG GCGACTCTGCCAATCCCACAG GTTACAATGTCTTCAACATGTCAGTGAAGTGGAACAGTGAGGAATCTATGACCGAAGGACTCAAAAAG CTGGAGAAGATCCTGTCCATTGGCTTCCAGAATAAGTTCTATAATGCCAGTGAGAAAGCTCAGTTGTCTGAAGCAGGAATGGGTCTTTGTGAATACAGGATCAATGTGTCCAGTGATACACCACACTGGTACATTAGAGACTACATGACCCGCGTCGGCTTTTATTATGGCATCAAGTTTGCAGATGTCGGCG ATTTAGATGAGTGTAAAGCTCATGAGGCCATGTGTCTGACCCCTGCTTTGTGTGCCAACACCTATGGAGGCTTTAGGTGTGTTTGCAATGGTACAGATCTGGAGCAGTCCCAATCCTGTATTCTAG ACAGAGGTAGTGCCGGCCTGACTAACTCCATAGAATCTCAGACGAGCAACGGGCAGAAGTCCCTGATCCTGGGCCTGGTGCTGGGCATCGGCATCccgctgctcctgctgctgctgctgttggcagCTGCGGCCTGTTTCTGCTGCTCACGCAGGAAGACAGTCAGCGGAGA CATCCCATACCTGTTACCAGAGTGCATGCAGGAGCAGTTCAAACTTCAACCCATCTACTACAACGATCCTGCACTCCATTACAACACCCACGGCTGCCCACGCATCCTGGACAATGTGACTCTCCACAGGCACCAGCGATAA